In Oryza glaberrima chromosome 8, OglaRS2, whole genome shotgun sequence, the following are encoded in one genomic region:
- the LOC127781939 gene encoding double-stranded RNA-binding protein 4 — protein sequence MAAATAEPLAVAVAHTATAGTDHSPAPLPPPPPHCNYKSKLQEYLQQANKQLPIYCTKCKGEHHQLKFKSTVMVDGEEFSSTFCHRRVKDAEQDAAKVAYDTLLERKETETDDTDVFELIDQDVVFSKSILHEYTTKTKTDQPEYSVTKTEGSVTPYVSSVSFAGHTYTGGAARNKKDAEQKAARAAVKSLLATNYTSMAKIVRSKEKLISAISPSGYNKGIDSNPTNKKLPFAPIKFTPPSIFKLYDGEIDMLSVPQALFAPLVAAEEPKVRPAAEPDSNPSEQAVHVSKKHKDNKVRGPEVKEERVAQ from the exons atggcggccgccaccgccgaacccctcgccgtcgccgtcgcccacaccgccaccgccggcacgGACCACTCGCCGGCCCCgctgcctccccctcccc CGCACTGCAATTACAAAAGCAAATTGCAAGAGTATCTTCAGCAGGCAAATAAGCAGTTGCCAATCTACTGTACCAAGTGCAAGGGTGAACACCATCAGCTTAAGTTCAAATCCACTGTCATGGTGGATGGTGAGGAGTTTTCATCCACTTTTTGTCATAGACGTGTGAAGGACGCTGAGCAGGATGCTGCTAAAGTAGCCTATGATACCTTGCTTGAAAGGAAAGAGACTGAGACTGATGATACAGATGTGTTTGAGCTCATTGATCAG GATGTTGTGTTCAGCAAATCAATTCTTCATGAATATACTACTAAGACAAAAACAGATCAACCAGAATACTCTGTAACCAAGACAGAAGGGTCCGTGACTCCATATGTTTCATCTGTGTCATTTGCTGGGCATACTTATACTGGTGGAGCTGCAAGAAACAAGAAGGACGCAGAGCAGAAGGCAGCTCGTGCTGCGGTCAAGTCACTTTTAG CTACAAATTACACTTCCATGGCGAAAATTGTTAGATCGAAGGAAAAGCTCATCAGTGCAATCTCACCTTCTGGGTACAACAAAGGAATCGACAGTAATCCAACAAACAAGAAACTTCCTTTTGCTCCTATAAAATTCACACCCCCTTCCATATTCAAACTATATG ATGGAGAAATCGACATGCTTTCTGTGCCACAAGCTCTATTTGCCCCTCTAGTCGCTGCTGAGGAACCCAAAGTCAGACCAGCAGCTGAGCCAGATTCCAACCCATCTGAGCAAGCTGTCCATGTATCAAAGAAGCACAAGGATAACAAAGTCAGAGGACCAGAGGTCAAGGAAGAAAGAGTTGCACAGTAG